A window of Komagataeibacter medellinensis NBRC 3288 contains these coding sequences:
- a CDS encoding glycoside hydrolase family 66 protein — MSRLFKNILLCAVALIVGLGTSHAAPTLTGSLFYSVNSDKAFYRQGDVENLWVTLKNTTGSTFTGSVNATITGRGVQVGGIISASVTGLKNNATASVRLSIPTVWNGNYRGYYVQLAAVSGATTVDTAAAALDQSSDWTTYPRQCWGTNTWTSWGGAAPVNAETPEESVSGFNAWHCNNLQMYGQLYRWHQPYYPGAFYTNGNGEVQSQNLIERYLETARRYRMGTLAYVPMYAVNSDAVQPNFLNDGSGTQLAWGAFTSACGSACKLSDVYGFPGGAPADTTTIGVMDPTNAQWKTYWAQQVGLWLQRYRFDGVFIDTYGTFNGTVYNNAGTYIPWDNAYSGFMNTVQATVNVPMVLNPASPWNEQDLAQNTHEAYHFVERWDHSDDISNYGVFWTRAQQVWGWANRKPNSIGLDWDMGINKNLNSNTSCTTNGGQNVCYFNLSGMLYMEAAMFSSGAHHAWLADGNRFISNDDFPVARMLSATPETIAAEYDYQTFDVAYEKLLRNNISASTSAAPSITSGATGSATAGAGSVYLLNTMRSGLNILHLLNYQQLNATQFSDVSDPDANYPAPTVTGALGIKMYVTSGTLGNLYMASPDINHGAPQQLTYTTGSDSSGSYIMFTVPSLKYWDMVWLEVGIVSSDYAAP; from the coding sequence ATGTCCCGGCTTTTTAAGAACATACTCCTTTGCGCTGTTGCCCTGATCGTCGGTCTTGGCACGTCGCATGCAGCCCCCACACTGACCGGCTCTCTGTTCTACAGCGTCAATTCCGACAAGGCGTTCTACAGGCAGGGGGACGTAGAGAACCTGTGGGTCACGCTGAAGAATACGACCGGATCAACCTTCACGGGTAGCGTTAATGCAACCATCACAGGGCGCGGTGTGCAGGTTGGGGGCATCATTTCCGCATCTGTCACTGGTCTGAAGAACAATGCAACAGCCTCGGTGCGTCTGTCGATCCCGACTGTCTGGAACGGGAATTACCGGGGATATTATGTGCAACTGGCTGCTGTCAGTGGCGCAACAACGGTTGATACTGCTGCCGCGGCCCTTGATCAGTCATCTGATTGGACAACATACCCGCGTCAGTGCTGGGGCACCAATACATGGACCAGCTGGGGTGGGGCAGCACCAGTCAATGCGGAGACGCCAGAAGAGAGCGTGTCCGGCTTCAATGCCTGGCACTGCAATAACCTGCAGATGTATGGACAGCTCTATCGCTGGCACCAGCCATATTATCCGGGTGCGTTTTACACCAATGGCAATGGTGAAGTGCAGAGTCAGAACCTGATCGAGCGGTATCTTGAAACGGCGCGTCGGTACCGGATGGGCACGCTAGCCTACGTTCCCATGTATGCGGTCAACAGTGATGCCGTGCAGCCCAACTTCCTGAATGATGGGTCAGGTACCCAGCTGGCATGGGGCGCGTTTACCAGTGCATGCGGGTCTGCGTGCAAGCTGTCTGACGTTTATGGCTTCCCGGGCGGCGCGCCAGCCGACACCACGACTATTGGTGTGATGGACCCGACAAATGCACAATGGAAAACATACTGGGCCCAGCAGGTCGGTCTATGGCTTCAGCGATACCGGTTTGATGGCGTCTTCATTGACACATACGGGACGTTCAACGGAACCGTCTATAACAACGCGGGAACATACATCCCGTGGGATAATGCCTATAGCGGCTTCATGAACACGGTGCAGGCCACGGTGAACGTGCCAATGGTCCTCAATCCGGCATCGCCGTGGAACGAGCAGGATCTGGCGCAGAACACTCACGAGGCTTACCACTTCGTGGAGCGCTGGGACCATAGCGACGACATCAGCAACTATGGCGTGTTCTGGACCCGCGCGCAGCAGGTCTGGGGATGGGCCAACCGCAAGCCCAATTCGATCGGCCTCGACTGGGACATGGGGATCAACAAGAACCTCAACAGCAACACCAGTTGCACGACGAATGGCGGCCAAAATGTCTGCTACTTCAACCTTTCCGGCATGCTCTACATGGAAGCCGCCATGTTCTCGTCTGGCGCGCATCATGCATGGCTTGCGGATGGAAACCGGTTCATCTCCAATGATGATTTCCCGGTGGCGCGCATGCTGTCCGCAACGCCAGAGACGATTGCGGCAGAATACGATTACCAGACGTTTGATGTCGCCTACGAGAAGCTTCTCCGCAACAACATAAGCGCCTCCACGTCTGCCGCTCCATCCATCACATCCGGGGCTACGGGCAGTGCGACCGCAGGGGCGGGGAGTGTCTATCTCCTCAATACCATGCGATCCGGCCTGAACATCCTGCATCTTCTGAACTACCAGCAGCTGAACGCCACCCAGTTCTCCGATGTATCCGACCCGGATGCGAATTATCCCGCGCCGACCGTGACAGGCGCACTGGGGATAAAGATGTATGTGACAAGCGGCACGCTGGGTAATCTCTACATGGCTAGCCCGGACATCAATCATGGCGCGCCGCAGCAGCTGACATACACGACCGGTTCGGACAGCAGCGGCTCCTACATCATGTTCACGGTGCCATCCCTGAAATACTGGGACATGGTGTGGCTTGAGGTCGGGATTGTGAGTAGTGATTATGCCGCGCCTTAG
- a CDS encoding CatB-related O-acetyltransferase, which yields MYYGKNIFDLLLCYTRAYEIEKWGWEIGEHTYGAPGSPIVIETEFANLKIGKYCSIAREVLMILGNHRVDTVTTYPFKALCGFWPESVDSTDDHSTKGDIVIGNDVWIGARANIMSGVTIGTGAVIATAAVVTKDVPPYAIVGGNPARIIKYRFSEKIIERLLAVAWWDWPDEMIRERMKLLMSDDIENFLQAFEKLSK from the coding sequence ATGTATTACGGTAAGAATATCTTTGATCTACTTTTATGTTACACTCGAGCTTATGAGATCGAGAAATGGGGCTGGGAAATCGGAGAACATACATACGGTGCTCCAGGCTCTCCCATTGTCATAGAGACCGAATTTGCAAACCTTAAAATAGGAAAATATTGTTCAATCGCACGTGAAGTACTCATGATTTTGGGCAACCATCGTGTAGATACGGTTACAACCTATCCTTTTAAGGCCCTGTGCGGTTTCTGGCCCGAATCGGTGGATTCAACAGACGACCACTCAACAAAAGGGGATATCGTTATTGGCAATGATGTATGGATCGGCGCGCGGGCCAATATTATGTCCGGTGTGACTATTGGAACAGGCGCCGTTATCGCTACTGCTGCTGTAGTAACTAAGGACGTTCCCCCTTATGCCATTGTAGGTGGCAATCCGGCGCGAATCATCAAATATCGCTTTTCCGAAAAAATCATTGAGCGATTATTAGCGGTCGCTTGGTGGGACTGGCCTGATGAAATGATACGCGAACGCATGAAGTTATTGATGAGTGATGATATCGAGAACTTTTTGCAGGCATTTGAGAAGTTATCAAAATAG